A portion of the Malania oleifera isolate guangnan ecotype guangnan chromosome 3, ASM2987363v1, whole genome shotgun sequence genome contains these proteins:
- the LOC131150802 gene encoding uncharacterized protein LOC131150802 — translation MAAIAAGVESQLSQHTPLSEDEFAKCHCCGLTEECTPEYIARVRERYQGRWICGLCAEAIEVEILRSEGMIGAEEALDRHINFCKQFESSSPPSRPTEDLISAVKQLLLRSLDSPRAVRSTPSSPPAKVCDTRPLLRSESCYSTLDG, via the coding sequence ATGGCTGCAATCGCCGCTGGCGTGGAGTCTCAGTTGTCTCAGCACACTCCTCTGAGCGAAGACGAGTTCGCGAAGTGCCACTGCTGCGGGTTGACGGAGGAGTGCACGCCGGAGTACATCGCGCGCGTGCGCGAGCGGTATCAGGGCCGTTGGATTTGCGGACTCTGCGCCGAGGCGATCGAAGTCGAGATTCTGAGGTCGGAGGGGATGATCGGCGCCGAAGAAGCACTGGATCGGCACATTAACTTCTGCAAGCAGTTTGAGTCATCAAGCCCGCCGTCTAGACCGACGGAGGACCTGATCTCCGCCGTGAAACAACTACTCCTCCGAAGCCTGGATTCTCCGAGAGCAGTTAGGTCTACTCCCTCTAGTCCTCCGGCGAAGGTTTGCGACACGCGGCCTCTTCTCCGATCAGAGAGCTGTTACTCAACTCTGGATGGCTGA